The Zingiber officinale cultivar Zhangliang chromosome 9A, Zo_v1.1, whole genome shotgun sequence genome window below encodes:
- the LOC122021789 gene encoding F-box protein SKIP28-like — MPQSSWDHDRPPSEACDGCPNPNPVAAAPAVDVSGALLLVLGYLRLPELLAFQGVSRLFRDAVSLDSLLWRRVAIERPLSLRLTDEALVRITSRAGGKLEALALLDCWKVTDDGLMQVVNRNRGITKLHVPGCTQLSADGVVRILKWHYELKGRLKSLQIHGIPNLTIYHLDALKLLFKNDVLQVSYPINYNNRPSNIFNSDRPIDVDICPKCSNVRIVFDCTRENCRSGKSQWRECRGCFFCIARCEDCGGCFDFSELSEEAICSHLLCQTCWLHLPKCNVCNRPYCNRDSNILEGSSKFLGFLCGQCMESASSSYQSYSG; from the exons ATGCCACAATCTTCTTGGGATCACGATCGGCCGCCATCTGAAGCATGCGATGGATGTCCGAACCCTAACCCCGTGGCCGCCGCCCCGGCCGTCGATGTATCCGGCGCGCTGCTCCTGGTCCTTGGCTATCTCCGCCTGCCGGAGTTGTTGGCCTTCCAGGGCGTCTCGCGCCTCTTCAGGGACGCGGTCTCGCTGGACAGCTTGCTTTGGCGGCGCGTCGCGATCGAGCGCCCTTTGAGCTTGCGGCTTACTGACGAAGCCCTCGTCCGTATCACGTCGAGGGCCGGTGGGAAATTGGAGGCTTTAGCTCTTCTGGATTGCTGGAAGGTCACCGACGATGGGCTCATGCAGGTTGTGAATCGAAATCGAGGCATCACCAAG CTTCATGTACCTGGATGCACGCAACTAAGTGCTGATGGTGTAGTAAGAATACTAAAATGGCATTATGAGCTAAAAGGCCGGTTGAAGTCTCTCCAGATTCATGGAATCCCTAACCTAACAATCTATCATCTTGACGCTCTGAAGTTATTGtttaaaaatgatgttctgcAAGTTTCATATCCCATCAACTATAACAACCGGCCCTCTAACATCTTCAACAGTGACCGCCCGATAGATGTTGATATTTGCCCAAAGTGCAGTAATGTTCGAATAGTTTTTGATTGTACGAGGGAGAACTGCAG GTCTGGGAAGTCACAATGGAGAGAATGCAGAGGTTGTTTCTTTTGCATTGCAAGGTGCGAAGACTGTGGAGGTTGTTTTGATTTTTCAGAACTCAGTGAAGAAGCTATCTGCTCTCACCTTCTCTGCCAGACATGTTGGCTTCATCTGCCAAAATGCAACGTCTGCAATCGTCCATATTGCAATAGGGATTCGAATATCCTTGAAGGTTCTTCCAAGTTTCTTGGTTTCCTGTGTGGGCAATGTATGGAGTCCGCTAGCTCATCGTATCAATCTTACAGTG GATAA
- the LOC122018647 gene encoding THO complex subunit 4D-like isoform X1 — MVLDNLIRNRNTSQSGRWRGLGQGRGRGRGGPGGTIRGRGIGMLNRGPLRVNTRPSPYKIAKSFSRTKDMTQRHDLFGDSMVAAGIPGVETGTKLYISNLDYGVSNQDIRELFSEVGDLKRFAVHYDRNGRPSGSAEVVYARRSDAIAALKRYNNVLLDGKPMKIEIIGTNLGLPTTPRVNVAGGSYGRGRRTVVMTPQIGQGGTSSSSRFSRMNQGSGPQRGRGRGRGSARGGGRGAGAARGRGGRGMKPKVKKSAEELDKELDKYHAQGMDTS, encoded by the exons ATGGTGCTGGATAATCTGATCAGAAACAGAAACACTAGTCAAAGTGGGAGATGGCGAGGCCTAGGCCAAGGCCGTGGTCGTGGACGTGGTGGGCCTGGTGGTACTATCCGTGGAAGAGGAATAGGAATGCTTAATCGAGGCCCTCTTAGGGTTAATACTCGCCCGTCACCGTACAAGATTGCCAAG TCTTTCAGCAGAACAAAAGACATGACGCAGAGACATGATCTCTTTGGTGATAGCATGGTAGCAGCTGGCATTCCAGGAGTTGAAACAGGCACAAAACTTTACATTTCAAACCTAGATTATGGAGTTTCTAATCAGGATATAAGG GAGCTATTCTCTGAAGTTGGTGACCTCAAGCGTTTTGCAGTTCATTATGATAGAAATGGTCGACCAAGT GGTTCAGCTGAGGTTGTGTACGCAAGGAGAAGTGATGCCATCGCTGCTTTAAAACGTTATAACAATGTGCTTCTGGATGGAAAGCCTATGAAAATTGAAATTATAGGCACTAATCTAGGATTGCCCACAACTCCTCGTGTGAATGTTGCTGGCGGTTCATATGGTAGAGGGAGAAGGACAGTTGTTATGAC CCCACAAATTGGTCAAGGTGGTACAAGTTCATCAAGCCGTTTTTCTCG GATGAATCAAGGTAGTGGCCCTCAGCGTGGCCGGGGTCGAGGTCGTGGAAGTGCCAGAGGTGGTGGACGCGGTGCTGGAGCTGCCCGTGGTCGCGGTGGGCGAGGGATGAAGCCGAAAGTTAAAAAGTCTGCAGAAGAGTTGGACAAGGAGTTGGACAAGTACCATGCCCAGGGAATGGATACCTCTTAA
- the LOC122018647 gene encoding THO complex subunit 4C-like isoform X3, translating into MILSFSRTKDMTQRHDLFGDSMVAAGIPGVETGTKLYISNLDYGVSNQDIRELFSEVGDLKRFAVHYDRNGRPSGSAEVVYARRSDAIAALKRYNNVLLDGKPMKIEIIGTNLGLPTTPRVNVAGGSYGRGRRTVVMTPQIGQGGTSSSSRFSRMNQGSGPQRGRGRGRGSARGGGRGAGAARGRGGRGMKPKVKKSAEELDKELDKYHAQGMDTS; encoded by the exons ATGATATTG TCTTTCAGCAGAACAAAAGACATGACGCAGAGACATGATCTCTTTGGTGATAGCATGGTAGCAGCTGGCATTCCAGGAGTTGAAACAGGCACAAAACTTTACATTTCAAACCTAGATTATGGAGTTTCTAATCAGGATATAAGG GAGCTATTCTCTGAAGTTGGTGACCTCAAGCGTTTTGCAGTTCATTATGATAGAAATGGTCGACCAAGT GGTTCAGCTGAGGTTGTGTACGCAAGGAGAAGTGATGCCATCGCTGCTTTAAAACGTTATAACAATGTGCTTCTGGATGGAAAGCCTATGAAAATTGAAATTATAGGCACTAATCTAGGATTGCCCACAACTCCTCGTGTGAATGTTGCTGGCGGTTCATATGGTAGAGGGAGAAGGACAGTTGTTATGAC CCCACAAATTGGTCAAGGTGGTACAAGTTCATCAAGCCGTTTTTCTCG GATGAATCAAGGTAGTGGCCCTCAGCGTGGCCGGGGTCGAGGTCGTGGAAGTGCCAGAGGTGGTGGACGCGGTGCTGGAGCTGCCCGTGGTCGCGGTGGGCGAGGGATGAAGCCGAAAGTTAAAAAGTCTGCAGAAGAGTTGGACAAGGAGTTGGACAAGTACCATGCCCAGGGAATGGATACCTCTTAA
- the LOC122018647 gene encoding THO complex subunit 4C-like isoform X2, translating into MILVDFSTSISYQCALFTIPSFSRTKDMTQRHDLFGDSMVAAGIPGVETGTKLYISNLDYGVSNQDIRELFSEVGDLKRFAVHYDRNGRPSGSAEVVYARRSDAIAALKRYNNVLLDGKPMKIEIIGTNLGLPTTPRVNVAGGSYGRGRRTVVMTPQIGQGGTSSSSRFSRMNQGSGPQRGRGRGRGSARGGGRGAGAARGRGGRGMKPKVKKSAEELDKELDKYHAQGMDTS; encoded by the exons ATGATATTGGTGGActtctctacttccatttcttatCAGTGTGCATTGTTTACTATTCCG TCTTTCAGCAGAACAAAAGACATGACGCAGAGACATGATCTCTTTGGTGATAGCATGGTAGCAGCTGGCATTCCAGGAGTTGAAACAGGCACAAAACTTTACATTTCAAACCTAGATTATGGAGTTTCTAATCAGGATATAAGG GAGCTATTCTCTGAAGTTGGTGACCTCAAGCGTTTTGCAGTTCATTATGATAGAAATGGTCGACCAAGT GGTTCAGCTGAGGTTGTGTACGCAAGGAGAAGTGATGCCATCGCTGCTTTAAAACGTTATAACAATGTGCTTCTGGATGGAAAGCCTATGAAAATTGAAATTATAGGCACTAATCTAGGATTGCCCACAACTCCTCGTGTGAATGTTGCTGGCGGTTCATATGGTAGAGGGAGAAGGACAGTTGTTATGAC CCCACAAATTGGTCAAGGTGGTACAAGTTCATCAAGCCGTTTTTCTCG GATGAATCAAGGTAGTGGCCCTCAGCGTGGCCGGGGTCGAGGTCGTGGAAGTGCCAGAGGTGGTGGACGCGGTGCTGGAGCTGCCCGTGGTCGCGGTGGGCGAGGGATGAAGCCGAAAGTTAAAAAGTCTGCAGAAGAGTTGGACAAGGAGTTGGACAAGTACCATGCCCAGGGAATGGATACCTCTTAA